In Oenanthe melanoleuca isolate GR-GAL-2019-014 linkage group LGE22, OMel1.0, whole genome shotgun sequence, the following proteins share a genomic window:
- the IL23A gene encoding interleukin-23 subunit alpha — MAPLRRLRLCLLLAALLPLPAAPAPAPTALPLRPDWAACRILSRELSRLLATVKEPHSALEGMQLLEEDPQNWPPRILCSDACDPLTLETNHTRCLHRIRQALQHYRDLLGSEIFRDQPQPQLESTMEQLLRHVQEGHGRPSRHPPVRTDLWAQPLQRHLALKRLRSFAAVMGRVFNHSAR, encoded by the exons ATGGCTCCGCTCCGCCGCCTCcgcctctgcctcctcctcgCTGCGCTGCTGCCGCTCCccgcggcaccggcaccggcaccgacAGCGCTCCCGCTCCGCCCGGACTGGGCCGCCTGCAGGATCCTGTCCCGGGAGCTGTCGCGACTGCTCGCGACCGTCAAAGAGCCGCACTCGGCGCTG gaggggatgcagctgctggaggaggatcCCCAAAATTGGCCCCCCCGGATCCTCTGCAGCGACGCCTGTGACCCCCTGACGCTGGAGACCAACCACACG CGCTGCCTGCACCGGATCCGCCAGGCGCTGCAGCACTACCGGGACCTGCTGGGCTCCGAAATCTTCCGGGaccaaccccaaccccagctGGAGAGCAcgatggagcagctgctgcgGCACGTCCAG gAAGGGCACGGCCGCCCCTCCCGGCACCCCCCGGTCCGCACCGATCTCTGGGCGCAGCCCCTGCAGCGGCACCTGGCTCTGAAGCGGCTCCGCTCCTTCGCCGCCGTCATGGGCCGAGTGTTCAACCACAGCGCCCGCTGA